In the Parashewanella tropica genome, AACCATTGCAAATAAGCATCGGTAAAGTATTTTAGCGCCTGCGGGTTTTCAACATTAATATCAGCCAACTGCGCTAAGTCTGGCTTGGTATTGAACCAAGCATGTTTTGGATTCGCTTTTGGCGATAGTGACTCTGGCTTCAGGTTCATATGATCTGAAACCAGCTTGCCGTTTTTATCGTACAGCTTACCAAAGTCCGCTTGCGGCTTAGGCATCGTATAGGCTGGAGAGCCGTGATTGATCACCACATCAATAATGGTTTTTAATCCATGCTTGCCGAGCTTTTCATTAAGTTGTTGGAAGTTTAAATCTTTGGACGGCAAGTGTTTATCTAACTCATAAAAATTCACCCCCCAATAGCCATGATAGCCAGACTTGCCTCTATCCATAGCAAAGCCCGTTGGCTTGATTTCATCCCCGCCAGTAAAGGCATCTGCTGGGTTTTTTACGATGGGCGTCATCCAAATGGAGGTGAAGCCTAAATCTGAAATGTAATCCGCTTGAGACAACAGCCCTTTAAAATCACCACCTAAGTAACCGACATTGGCTTTATCGCCATTCGGCCAATTCAGAGGTTTGTTAAAGCCTGTCTCATGCTCGTAGTTATTGCTTTTATCACCATCGACAAATCTATCTGTGATGACAAAGTACACGTTCTCTTTGGCAAATGGATGCAAGGTGCCGTAAAAATCTTGTGCTTCAACATTCGAAAAGCTGGCAGCAATGGTGAGTCCTAATACTAATTTTTTCATTTTGTTACTCGCTCTTAGCTGCTGTGACTCTAAGGGTTAAAAGACCAGAAACCATAAAGCTGGTGGCACCAATCAATAATGCGTAAATTGGTTGGTTTTCAAACCCTGCTTTTAACAATACGCCTAATACACTAGCGGCTAATAGCTGTGGAATAACGATGAAAAAATTGAAAATACCCATATACACGCCCATTTTTTTAGCAGGCAATGAACCCGCTAACATGGCGTATGGAAGTGACAAAATAGACGCCCAAGCAAAACCAACGCCCACCATCGAAATCAATAAGTAATCAGGATTATCTATTACTAGGAATAACCCTAAGCCAGCGGCGCCAAAGAATAGGTTAGTTAAGTGGGCTTTTCGCAAACCAATGGTTTTAACCACAAAAGGAATGACTATTGCGGCTAACGCAGCAAAGCCATTGTAAGCGGCAAACAGTACACCCACCCAGTTAGCGCCATCGTTATAAGCGGCAGATGAGGTATCAGTTGAACCAAAATGCACAGAGGTTACCGCTGCTGTGGTGTAAATCCACATGGCAAACAAAGCAAACCAAGAGAAGAACTGAACCACTGCAAGTTGCTTCATCACGGTAGGCATTGACAGCAAGTCATCAAAAATCGAATCAAAACCTGAAGGCTCAACATTCTGTTTGCGACGCAAAGCGACGATGAATTGCAGTAAACCAAATACTGCTAAGCTGACCGTCAGAACGTAAAGCTGTTTATCCCATTGGTTTGAGAATACAAGAAAGGTGGTAAGTAAACCTGTCGCCAACCAGCCAAAGCCATTGCGGAAATAGACTTGAGCAGCAATCAATGGGCTAGAGTCACCTTTTGAATCATCTTCTTGCTCAAAGCTCGCGAGTTCTTCTGGTGAATACTCTTTGGATGAAAATACCGTCCAACCGATTGCGCCAAGTAATACTACTGCACCAGCATAAAACGAATATTTTACTGTGTCTGGAATCGTACCTTCAGGTGCCTGATTATCAACACCAAAGTTGGCTAAAACCCAAGGCAGCATAGACGCCACAACTGCACCAATACCAATAAAGAAGCTTTGCATCGAGTAGCCTTTAGGCTGCTGCTTTTTCGGCATGTTATCCGCAACAAAGGCTCTGAATGGCTCCATCGAAACGTTAATCGAAGCATCTAAAATCCACAGTAAACCTGCTGCCATCCATAAATAACTGGCGTTTGGCATTAAGACTAAGGCTAAACTGGTAACAATGGCACCGTATAAAAAGTAAGGACGGCGACGACCAAGGCGAGTCCAGGTTTTATCACTCAAGTGACCAATGATTGGCTGGACAATCAAGCCTGTTACTGGACCAGCAATCCACAAAATTGGGATGGCATCCATCTCTGCGCCGAGGGTTTGAAATATCCGACTCATATTGGCATTTTGCAGCGCAAAGCCAAATTGCAAACCGAGGAATCCAAAACACATATTCCAGATCTGCCAAAAGCTCAAATGCGGCTTTTCGTTCACCATTTGCTTTTCCTTATTATTCTTTTTGCTTTCTTGCTGTTTCAGCGATATCGCAATGGTAACGAGCTTGTTACGTTAGCAACAGCTCTTTACATACGTATTCACAAGCTTACATCAATTG is a window encoding:
- a CDS encoding MFS transporter, whose translation is MVNEKPHLSFWQIWNMCFGFLGLQFGFALQNANMSRIFQTLGAEMDAIPILWIAGPVTGLIVQPIIGHLSDKTWTRLGRRRPYFLYGAIVTSLALVLMPNASYLWMAAGLLWILDASINVSMEPFRAFVADNMPKKQQPKGYSMQSFFIGIGAVVASMLPWVLANFGVDNQAPEGTIPDTVKYSFYAGAVVLLGAIGWTVFSSKEYSPEELASFEQEDDSKGDSSPLIAAQVYFRNGFGWLATGLLTTFLVFSNQWDKQLYVLTVSLAVFGLLQFIVALRRKQNVEPSGFDSIFDDLLSMPTVMKQLAVVQFFSWFALFAMWIYTTAAVTSVHFGSTDTSSAAYNDGANWVGVLFAAYNGFAALAAIVIPFVVKTIGLRKAHLTNLFFGAAGLGLFLVIDNPDYLLISMVGVGFAWASILSLPYAMLAGSLPAKKMGVYMGIFNFFIVIPQLLAASVLGVLLKAGFENQPIYALLIGATSFMVSGLLTLRVTAAKSE